The Castor canadensis chromosome 13, mCasCan1.hap1v2, whole genome shotgun sequence genome has a window encoding:
- the Rps6 gene encoding small ribosomal subunit protein eS6 isoform X2, whose protein sequence is MLNISFPATGCQKLIEVDDERKLRTFYEKRMATEVAADALGEEWKGYVVRISGGNDKQGFPMKQGVLTHGRVRLLLSKGHSCYRPRRTGERKRKSVRGCIVDANLSVLNLVIVKKGEKDIPGLTDTTVPRRLGPKRASRIRKLFNLSKEDDVRQYVVRKPLNKEGKKPRTKAPKIQRLVTPRVLQHKRRRIALKKQRTKKNKEEAAEYAKLLAKRMKEAKEKRQEQIAKRRRLSSLRASTSKSESSQK, encoded by the exons ATG CTGAATATCTCCTTCCCGGCCACTGGCTGTCAGAAACTCATTGAAGTGGACGATGAGCGCAAACTTCGTACTTTCTATGAGAAGCGGATGGCCACCGAAGTTGCTGCTGACGCTCTGGGTGAAGAATGGAAG GGTTATGTGGTCCGAATCAGTGGTGGGAACGACAAACAAGGTTTTCCCATGAAGCAGGGTGTCTTGACCCATGGCCGAGTTCGCCTGCTACTGAGTAAGGGGCATTCCTGTTACAGACCTAGGAGAACTGGAGAGAGAAAGCGCAAATCTGTTCGGGGTTGCATTGTGGATGCCAACCTGAGTGTTCTCAATTTGGTTATTGTAAAAAAAG GAGAGAAGGATATTCCTGGACTGACCGATACTACAGTGCCTCGTCGTCTGGGGCCCAAAAGAGCTAGCAGAATCCGAAAACTTTTCAATCTCTCTAAAGAAGATGATGTCCGCCAATATGTTGTTAGAAAGCCTTTGAACAAAGAAG GTAAGAAGCCTAGGACCAAAGCACCTAAGATTCAGCGTCTTGTTACTCCACGTGTCCTGCAACACAAACGCCGGCGCATTGCTCTGAAAAAACAACGtactaagaaaaataaggaagaggCTGCAGAATATGCTAAACTTTTGGCTAAGAGGATGAAG gaAGCCAAAGAAAAACGCCAGGAACAGATTGCAAAGAGAAGAAGGCTGTCTTCTCTGAGAGCTTCTACTTCTAAGTCTGAATCCAGTCAAAAATAA
- the Rps6 gene encoding small ribosomal subunit protein eS6 isoform X1 yields the protein MKLNISFPATGCQKLIEVDDERKLRTFYEKRMATEVAADALGEEWKGYVVRISGGNDKQGFPMKQGVLTHGRVRLLLSKGHSCYRPRRTGERKRKSVRGCIVDANLSVLNLVIVKKGEKDIPGLTDTTVPRRLGPKRASRIRKLFNLSKEDDVRQYVVRKPLNKEGKKPRTKAPKIQRLVTPRVLQHKRRRIALKKQRTKKNKEEAAEYAKLLAKRMKEAKEKRQEQIAKRRRLSSLRASTSKSESSQK from the exons ATGAAG CTGAATATCTCCTTCCCGGCCACTGGCTGTCAGAAACTCATTGAAGTGGACGATGAGCGCAAACTTCGTACTTTCTATGAGAAGCGGATGGCCACCGAAGTTGCTGCTGACGCTCTGGGTGAAGAATGGAAG GGTTATGTGGTCCGAATCAGTGGTGGGAACGACAAACAAGGTTTTCCCATGAAGCAGGGTGTCTTGACCCATGGCCGAGTTCGCCTGCTACTGAGTAAGGGGCATTCCTGTTACAGACCTAGGAGAACTGGAGAGAGAAAGCGCAAATCTGTTCGGGGTTGCATTGTGGATGCCAACCTGAGTGTTCTCAATTTGGTTATTGTAAAAAAAG GAGAGAAGGATATTCCTGGACTGACCGATACTACAGTGCCTCGTCGTCTGGGGCCCAAAAGAGCTAGCAGAATCCGAAAACTTTTCAATCTCTCTAAAGAAGATGATGTCCGCCAATATGTTGTTAGAAAGCCTTTGAACAAAGAAG GTAAGAAGCCTAGGACCAAAGCACCTAAGATTCAGCGTCTTGTTACTCCACGTGTCCTGCAACACAAACGCCGGCGCATTGCTCTGAAAAAACAACGtactaagaaaaataaggaagaggCTGCAGAATATGCTAAACTTTTGGCTAAGAGGATGAAG gaAGCCAAAGAAAAACGCCAGGAACAGATTGCAAAGAGAAGAAGGCTGTCTTCTCTGAGAGCTTCTACTTCTAAGTCTGAATCCAGTCAAAAATAA